One Obesumbacterium proteus DNA window includes the following coding sequences:
- a CDS encoding inverse autotransporter beta domain-containing protein, whose amino-acid sequence MKNKKPPTSGQIKMTQGCIRAIAHLNIGMQVVFPLALSFTPMMVARAETGEKKFFAAATAAKTIPYVLQPSDTLAQVAEKHHLTVAQLKTLNQYRTFAHGFESVSAGDEIDVPVQSKSMATDAGSDDSAELAQRAQQAGNFLQNNPSADSAKDLARGQALGAANSKANQEVASWLNGKGKARVKLDADRDFSLKNSELDVLYPLWESNAHQVFTQGSVHHTDSRNQSNLGVGYRYFEGTYMLGANTFFDHDWSRSHSRLGLGAEYQRDFLKVAANAYMRLTNWKNSPDFDNYEERPANGWDIRTEGYLPAYPGIGGKLVYEQYYGDRVGLFGKDNQQKDPVAVTAGVNYSPFPLMKFNVDHRMGKSNQNDTRVGIDLNYVLGAPLSQQLDSGMLAASRSLAANRYDFVDRNNNIVLEYRKKETISLRLASQISGYSGESKSLGVSVNSTNGVERIDWTAPELLSQGGQIVQVSEQQYNVIIPEYQYGSDANNSYVVSGVAYDKSGNASPKAESLVVVASAAVSTVNSTLTPMELQLPNDGHSTAELTLVLRDANNHPISGIASDIKTTVSQTGRAQSDVTVSGFSEDMSHIGTYKATVTAGKTMGEYKLTPEIQNIKIAPATLYVGRAPMISDLTVSGKLALGEQLSGHYQFDSNNGNAQDSSLYQWGNKGQTAGLNGAETIVTSGSVPSYTLIASDVGQVKELSVQARNGLDTLGNTLTVTTAPGDNGNNTEGGGEGGAIVDETAAPSISDVTMSGKLSLGEALSGSYTFVPHTGNPTDASEYQWGVEGTTASVVDNGSGKAISQSGVVPSYTLQSSDAGQVLEMSVRAKNGANVYGNSTTVTTAQTGGGNNTENGGEGGTIVDETVAPSISTVAISGKLAVGEALSGSYTFVPHTGNPTDASEYQWGLEGTTASVVGNGSGKAISQSGVVPSYTLQSSDAGQVLEMSVRAKNGANVYGNSSTVTTAQTGGGNNTEGGGDGGAIVDEAAAPSISNVVMSGKLSAGEALSGSYTFVPHTGNPTDTSEYQWGVEGTTASVVDNGNGKAIGQSGVVPSYTLQNSDAGQVLEMSVRAKNGANVYGNSATVTTAQSGGGNNTEGGGEGGTIVDETAAPSISNVVMSGKLSAGEALSGSYTFVPNTGNTTDASEYQWGLEGTTASVVDNGSGKTIGQSGVVPSYILQSSDAGQVLEMSVRAKNGANVYGNSSTVTTAQSGGGNNTEGGGDGGAIVDETAAPSISTVAISGKLAVGEALSGSYTFVPHTGNPTDASEYQWGLEGTTASVVDNGNGKAISQSGMVPSYILQSSDAGQVLEMSVRAKNGANVYGNSATVTTAQTGGGNNTEDGGEGGTIVDETAAPSISNVAMSGKLAVGEALSGSYTFVPHTGNPTDVSEYQWGLEGTTASVVDNGSGKAISQSGVVPNYTLQSSDVGQVLEMSVRAKNGANVYGNSTTVTTAQTGGGNNTEGGGDGGAIVDESVAPSISNVAISGKLAVGQALSGSYAFEPHTGNIKDSSEYQWGVEGTTASVVDNGNGKAISQSGIVPSYTLQSSDAGQVLEMSVRAKNGANVYGNSETVSTAQTGGGNNTEGGGDGGAIVDETAAPSISNVAMSGKLAVGEALSGSYTFVPNTGNPKDNSEYQWGLKGKTASVVNSGGGSAISQSGVVPSYTLQSSDAGQVLEMSVRAKNGAKVYGNTTTVTTAQNGGGNTTEGGGNGGAIVDESVAPSITTVAISGKLGVGEALSGSYTFVPNTGNPADKSEYQWGVKGTTASVVGNGSGKAISQSGVVPKYTIQATDAGKVLEVSVRAKNGASITGNTQTVNTAQTGGGNNTDGGVGGEVVEPYKFTVSPSSRTVGETLQYQYSLTATANGKQVNVPNGNITWSSSKTNVATIASSGVATAKTEGNTIIRAKGTYNSEAFDATATLNVSPLVYSKLYGVTNTQNASVVVKPPSYTIDMSCGDIVDNMGGVGGQGGDHTVISNTENITKIITTTGSYQGNNVVAKIDFISSTGNTQTCGKGLTVGGNPVTETYTVPGDYRIQGYKAYGNKYVSGVQYITVLK is encoded by the coding sequence ATGAAAAACAAAAAACCTCCGACATCTGGTCAAATAAAAATGACTCAGGGTTGTATCCGTGCTATTGCACATCTCAATATCGGAATGCAGGTCGTATTTCCTCTAGCCCTGTCGTTTACCCCGATGATGGTTGCTCGAGCTGAGACCGGAGAAAAAAAGTTTTTTGCTGCGGCCACCGCAGCGAAAACCATTCCTTATGTTTTACAGCCTAGCGATACGCTTGCGCAGGTCGCTGAGAAGCATCATCTCACCGTGGCACAACTTAAAACGCTGAATCAATATCGAACCTTTGCCCACGGTTTTGAATCAGTGAGCGCTGGTGATGAGATCGACGTTCCTGTTCAGTCCAAAAGCATGGCTACTGATGCTGGCAGTGATGATAGCGCCGAGCTGGCTCAACGCGCCCAGCAAGCCGGTAATTTTCTACAAAATAACCCCAGTGCTGACAGCGCGAAAGATTTGGCGCGCGGCCAAGCGTTGGGTGCAGCGAACAGCAAAGCGAATCAAGAAGTTGCCAGTTGGCTGAACGGTAAGGGAAAAGCGCGGGTAAAATTGGATGCCGACCGTGATTTCTCATTAAAAAATTCTGAGCTGGATGTGTTGTATCCGCTGTGGGAAAGCAATGCCCATCAGGTGTTTACTCAGGGTTCGGTGCATCATACCGACAGCCGTAATCAGTCTAACTTAGGGGTGGGGTATCGTTATTTTGAAGGTACCTATATGTTGGGGGCGAATACCTTCTTCGACCACGACTGGTCACGTAGCCATTCTCGTTTAGGCCTCGGCGCAGAATACCAGCGCGACTTCCTCAAAGTGGCCGCCAACGCCTACATGCGCTTGACCAACTGGAAAAATTCACCGGATTTCGATAACTACGAAGAACGTCCGGCTAACGGTTGGGATATCCGTACTGAAGGCTATTTGCCTGCCTATCCGGGCATCGGCGGTAAGCTGGTGTATGAACAGTATTACGGCGATCGCGTCGGACTGTTTGGCAAAGATAATCAACAAAAAGATCCGGTTGCGGTAACGGCTGGCGTTAACTATTCGCCTTTTCCGCTGATGAAGTTTAACGTCGATCACCGCATGGGCAAAAGCAATCAAAATGACACCCGCGTTGGCATCGATTTGAACTACGTCCTTGGCGCACCGCTCAGCCAGCAGTTGGATAGCGGTATGCTCGCCGCGAGTCGCAGTCTTGCGGCTAATCGCTATGATTTCGTCGATCGTAACAACAACATCGTGTTGGAATACCGCAAAAAAGAGACCATCAGCCTTAGGTTAGCTTCGCAAATCAGCGGTTACAGTGGCGAAAGCAAATCACTGGGTGTGTCTGTCAATAGTACCAACGGGGTTGAACGCATTGATTGGACTGCTCCTGAACTGCTGAGTCAGGGCGGGCAGATTGTTCAGGTTTCTGAGCAGCAGTACAACGTCATTATTCCTGAATACCAATACGGTAGCGATGCCAACAACAGCTATGTGGTGAGCGGCGTTGCCTATGATAAATCAGGTAATGCATCGCCAAAAGCTGAAAGCTTAGTGGTTGTTGCCTCGGCGGCGGTGAGTACGGTTAACAGTACGCTGACGCCAATGGAACTCCAGTTACCGAATGATGGTCATTCAACGGCTGAACTGACGCTGGTATTACGTGATGCCAATAACCACCCGATCAGCGGCATAGCGAGTGATATTAAAACCACGGTTAGCCAGACTGGTCGTGCACAATCTGATGTTACGGTCAGTGGCTTCAGCGAAGATATGAGTCACATCGGCACCTATAAAGCCACCGTTACGGCGGGCAAAACTATGGGGGAATACAAACTCACGCCTGAAATCCAGAATATTAAAATCGCTCCAGCAACGCTGTATGTAGGCAGAGCGCCGATGATCAGCGATTTGACCGTCAGCGGAAAACTGGCATTGGGTGAGCAGCTGTCAGGCCACTATCAATTCGATAGTAATAACGGAAATGCGCAAGATTCTTCCCTCTATCAATGGGGCAATAAAGGACAGACCGCAGGGCTGAATGGCGCTGAGACTATCGTCACCTCAGGCAGCGTGCCGAGCTATACGTTGATCGCAAGCGATGTTGGGCAAGTTAAAGAGCTATCGGTTCAAGCACGTAATGGATTAGATACTTTAGGGAATACACTGACCGTGACCACTGCGCCGGGTGATAACGGTAACAACACTGAAGGCGGCGGAGAAGGCGGTGCGATCGTGGATGAAACCGCAGCACCTAGCATCAGTGATGTAACAATGAGCGGCAAGCTTTCGCTAGGCGAAGCGCTGAGCGGCAGCTACACCTTTGTACCGCACACCGGTAATCCAACCGATGCGTCGGAATACCAATGGGGTGTGGAAGGCACAACCGCAAGCGTGGTCGATAATGGCAGCGGTAAAGCGATTAGCCAAAGCGGCGTAGTACCAAGCTATACCCTGCAAAGCAGCGATGCGGGTCAGGTGTTAGAGATGTCGGTACGCGCTAAAAACGGCGCTAATGTCTACGGCAACAGCACCACGGTAACCACGGCGCAAACCGGCGGCGGTAACAACACCGAAAACGGTGGCGAAGGCGGCACAATCGTGGATGAAACCGTAGCGCCAAGCATCAGTACCGTGGCCATCAGTGGCAAGCTGGCGGTGGGCGAAGCGCTAAGCGGTAGTTACACCTTTGTACCGCACACCGGTAATCCAACCGATGCGTCGGAATACCAGTGGGGTCTGGAAGGCACAACCGCAAGCGTGGTCGGTAATGGCAGCGGTAAAGCGATTAGCCAAAGTGGCGTAGTACCGAGCTATACCCTGCAAAGCAGCGATGCGGGTCAGGTGTTAGAGATGTCGGTACGTGCTAAAAACGGCGCTAATGTCTACGGCAACAGCTCCACGGTAACCACGGCGCAAACCGGCGGTGGTAATAACACCGAAGGCGGCGGTGACGGCGGTGCGATCGTGGATGAGGCCGCAGCACCAAGCATTAGCAATGTGGTGATGAGCGGCAAGCTGTCCGCGGGCGAAGCGCTGAGCGGCAGCTACACCTTTGTGCCGCACACCGGTAATCCAACCGACACGTCTGAATACCAGTGGGGTGTGGAAGGCACAACCGCAAGCGTAGTTGATAACGGCAACGGTAAAGCGATCGGCCAAAGCGGCGTGGTACCAAGCTATACCCTGCAAAACAGCGATGCAGGTCAGGTGTTGGAGATGTCAGTACGCGCTAAAAATGGCGCTAATGTCTACGGCAACTCTGCCACGGTAACTACGGCACAAAGCGGCGGTGGCAATAACACCGAAGGCGGTGGCGAAGGCGGCACAATCGTGGATGAGACCGCGGCGCCAAGCATCAGCAATGTGGTGATGAGCGGCAAGCTGTCCGCAGGAGAAGCGCTGAGCGGCAGCTACACCTTTGTGCCGAATACGGGTAATACAACCGATGCGTCGGAATACCAGTGGGGTCTGGAAGGCACAACCGCGAGCGTGGTCGATAATGGCAGCGGCAAAACAATCGGCCAAAGTGGCGTAGTACCAAGCTATATCCTACAAAGCAGCGATGCGGGTCAGGTATTAGAGATGTCGGTACGCGCTAAAAATGGCGCTAATGTCTACGGCAACAGCTCCACGGTAACCACGGCGCAAAGCGGTGGTGGTAATAACACCGAAGGCGGCGGTGACGGCGGTGCGATCGTGGATGAGACCGCGGCGCCAAGTATCAGTACCGTGGCCATCAGCGGCAAGCTGGCGGTGGGCGAAGCGCTGAGCGGTAGCTACACCTTTGTACCGCACACCGGTAATCCAACTGATGCGTCGGAATACCAGTGGGGTCTGGAAGGCACAACCGCGAGCGTGGTTGATAACGGTAACGGTAAAGCGATTAGCCAAAGTGGTATGGTACCAAGCTATATCCTGCAAAGCAGCGATGCGGGCCAGGTGTTAGAGATGTCGGTACGTGCTAAAAACGGCGCTAATGTCTATGGCAACAGTGCCACGGTAACCACGGCGCAAACCGGCGGCGGTAACAACACCGAAGACGGTGGCGAAGGCGGCACAATCGTGGATGAAACCGCAGCGCCAAGCATTAGCAATGTGGCAATGAGCGGCAAGCTGGCGGTGGGCGAAGCGCTGAGCGGCAGCTACACCTTTGTGCCGCACACCGGTAATCCAACCGATGTGTCGGAATACCAGTGGGGTCTGGAAGGCACAACCGCAAGCGTGGTCGATAATGGCAGCGGTAAAGCAATTAGCCAAAGCGGCGTGGTACCAAACTATACCTTGCAAAGCAGCGATGTGGGTCAAGTGTTAGAGATGTCGGTACGTGCCAAAAACGGCGCTAATGTCTACGGCAACAGCACCACGGTAACCACGGCACAAACCGGCGGTGGTAATAACACCGAAGGTGGTGGTGACGGCGGTGCGATCGTGGATGAAAGCGTCGCACCGAGTATCAGCAATGTGGCCATCAGCGGTAAGCTGGCGGTGGGCCAAGCGCTGAGCGGCAGCTACGCCTTTGAGCCGCACACCGGTAATATAAAAGACAGCTCGGAATACCAGTGGGGTGTGGAAGGCACAACCGCAAGCGTAGTTGATAACGGCAACGGTAAAGCGATTAGCCAAAGTGGCATCGTACCGAGCTACACCCTGCAAAGCAGCGATGCGGGTCAGGTGTTAGAGATGTCGGTACGTGCTAAGAACGGCGCCAATGTGTATGGCAATAGTGAAACGGTGAGCACCGCCCAGACCGGCGGTGGTAATAACACCGAAGGTGGTGGTGACGGCGGAGCGATTGTTGATGAAACCGCAGCACCAAGCATCAGCAACGTGGCAATGAGTGGCAAGTTGGCTGTGGGTGAAGCCCTGAGCGGCAGTTACACCTTTGTACCGAACACCGGTAATCCAAAAGACAACTCGGAATACCAGTGGGGCTTGAAAGGCAAAACGGCAAGCGTGGTGAACAGCGGCGGCGGCAGCGCAATTAGTCAAAGTGGTGTAGTACCGAGCTACACTCTGCAAAGCAGCGATGCGGGTCAGGTGTTGGAGATGTCGGTACGCGCTAAAAACGGCGCGAAGGTTTACGGCAATACTACCACGGTAACCACCGCGCAAAATGGCGGCGGCAACACTACCGAGGGCGGGGGTAACGGTGGCGCGATCGTTGATGAATCCGTAGCACCAAGTATCACTACCGTGGCCATCAGCGGCAAGCTAGGAGTGGGCGAAGCGCTGAGCGGCAGCTACACCTTTGTGCCGAATACGGGTAATCCAGCCGATAAGTCGGAATACCAGTGGGGAGTGAAAGGCACGACCGCAAGCGTAGTGGGCAACGGCAGTGGTAAAGCAATCAGCCAAAGCGGCGTGGTTCCAAAATACACTATTCAGGCGACTGATGCTGGTAAGGTGTTGGAGGTTTCTGTACGGGCTAAAAATGGTGCGAGTATTACGGGCAATACCCAGACAGTTAATACAGCACAAACAGGGGGCGGTAATAATACTGATGGTGGTGTTGGTGGCGAAGTGGTCGAGCCATATAAATTTACTGTAAGCCCGAGCAGCAGAACTGTTGGTGAAACATTACAGTACCAGTATTCCTTAACTGCTACTGCAAATGGTAAACAAGTGAATGTACCTAATGGCAATATTACATGGTCCTCAAGTAAAACCAATGTTGCCACTATTGCTTCATCTGGGGTGGCTACTGCGAAAACTGAAGGTAATACAATAATTAGAGCAAAGGGAACATATAACTCAGAAGCTTTTGATGCAACTGCAACATTAAATGTTTCTCCGTTGGTTTACTCAAAACTATATGGGGTTACAAATACTCAGAACGCCAGTGTTGTTGTTAAACCACCTAGTTACACTATAGATATGAGCTGCGGAGATATAGTGGATAATATGGGAGGTGTCGGTGGTCAAGGAGGTGACCATACAGTGATATCTAACACCGAGAATATCACTAAAATAATAACAACCACAGGTTCTTATCAAGGGAATAATGTAGTTGCAAAGATAGATTTTATATCTTCCACTGGTAATACTCAGACGTGTGGAAAGGGGTTGACGGTAGGAGGAAACCCTGTAACTGAGACATATACGGTGCCTGGAGACTATAGAATTCAAGGGTATAAAGCATATGGAAACAAATATGTTTCAGGTGTTCAATACATTACAGTTCTAAAGTAA
- a CDS encoding GH1 family beta-glucosidase yields MSQFPKDFLWGAATAAYQVEGAHDADGKGLSVWDVFSHLPGTTHEGTNGDVAADHYHRFKEDVALMAELGMTSYRFSISWPRVLPNGTGEVNEAGIKFYSDLIDELLRHNIRPMITLYHWDLPQALQDKFGGWAGREIVDAFDEYARLCYQRFGDRVDLWSTFNETIVFIGMGYFTGQHPPKLKDPKLGIQACHHVFLSNARAVKSFREMGIKGQIGFVNVLQPNDPISQEPEDIRAWEIAEGIYTHWLYDPVLKGEYPRDMLEMAQAAFGVPEFHPGDAELLKENIVDFIGLNYYKREMVARNDDVQGFDLNTSGQKGSGGGMGFKGLFKIVKNPNGVYTDWDWEIYPEGLTDAIGRIRHRYGEVPIYITENGLGAKDPIVDGAVLDQPRIDYLSEHIRAVGRAIEQGADVRGYYPWSFIDLLSWLNGYQKQYGFVYIDRENNLARKKKLSFEWYQKVIRSNGDEL; encoded by the coding sequence ATGAGCCAGTTTCCAAAAGATTTTCTCTGGGGAGCCGCAACGGCAGCGTATCAAGTGGAAGGCGCACATGATGCTGATGGTAAAGGGTTATCTGTTTGGGACGTGTTCTCTCATTTGCCGGGCACCACGCATGAAGGAACAAACGGCGACGTCGCGGCCGATCACTACCATCGTTTTAAAGAAGATGTGGCGTTGATGGCCGAGTTGGGGATGACCTCATACCGTTTTTCTATTTCGTGGCCACGCGTGTTGCCAAACGGAACGGGTGAAGTTAATGAAGCGGGGATCAAATTCTACAGTGATTTGATCGATGAACTTTTGCGCCACAATATTCGCCCGATGATCACGCTGTATCACTGGGATCTTCCTCAGGCTTTGCAGGATAAATTTGGCGGTTGGGCAGGGCGTGAAATCGTTGATGCTTTTGATGAATATGCCCGTCTTTGCTATCAACGCTTCGGCGATCGCGTTGATCTGTGGTCAACGTTTAACGAAACCATCGTATTTATTGGCATGGGCTATTTCACCGGCCAGCATCCACCAAAGCTGAAAGATCCTAAGCTGGGCATTCAAGCCTGCCACCATGTTTTCTTGTCCAATGCCCGTGCGGTGAAAAGCTTTCGTGAGATGGGAATCAAAGGCCAAATTGGTTTTGTTAACGTGCTACAACCTAACGATCCGATCAGCCAAGAGCCTGAAGATATTCGTGCTTGGGAAATCGCTGAAGGGATTTACACCCACTGGCTATATGATCCTGTGCTGAAAGGCGAATATCCACGCGACATGCTAGAGATGGCACAGGCCGCATTTGGCGTACCTGAATTCCACCCCGGTGATGCTGAATTACTGAAAGAAAACATCGTTGATTTCATCGGCCTGAATTACTACAAGCGTGAAATGGTGGCGCGTAACGATGACGTGCAAGGGTTCGATCTTAATACGTCAGGCCAGAAAGGCAGCGGCGGCGGAATGGGCTTCAAAGGCTTATTCAAGATCGTAAAAAATCCAAACGGCGTGTACACCGATTGGGACTGGGAAATTTATCCAGAAGGGCTGACCGACGCGATTGGTCGTATTCGTCATCGCTATGGCGAAGTGCCTATTTATATTACCGAAAACGGTTTAGGTGCGAAGGACCCGATTGTTGACGGTGCGGTTTTAGATCAGCCACGCATTGACTATCTGAGCGAGCATATTCGCGCCGTTGGCCGTGCTATTGAGCAGGGCGCCGATGTCCGCGGCTACTATCCTTGGTCATTTATTGATTTGCTGTCTTGGCTCAACGGCTACCAAAAGCAGTATGGCTTCGTGTATATCGACCGTGAAAATAACTTGGCGCGTAAGAAGAAGCTAAGTTTTGAGTGGTATCAAAAGGTGATTCGCTCAAACGGTGATGAGCTCTAG
- a CDS encoding YdgH/BhsA/McbA-like domain containing protein produces MKAIKAITAAILVSSVSFGALAAEEITKEEAAKYTKIGTVSTTAETTSPMDAKEVLSKLADEKGGKYYVIIAGREHGKISAIAEVYK; encoded by the coding sequence ATGAAAGCAATTAAAGCTATTACCGCAGCGATTCTGGTGAGTTCAGTATCTTTTGGCGCTTTGGCAGCAGAGGAAATCACGAAAGAAGAAGCCGCAAAATATACGAAAATTGGTACCGTAAGCACCACGGCAGAAACCACATCGCCAATGGATGCCAAGGAAGTCTTGTCTAAACTGGCAGATGAGAAAGGCGGCAAATACTACGTGATTATCGCTGGCCGTGAGCACGGTAAAATCAGCGCCATTGCGGAAGTATATAAATAG
- the dbpA gene encoding ATP-dependent RNA helicase DbpA: MSLSSRSTANLLPLIFCLIRVTVVTQSFASLTLPAAQLENLAELGYASMTPVQAAALPAILEGRDVRAQAKTGSGKTAAFGIGLLQQIDVTQFTTQALVLCPTRELADQVSKELRRLARFTQNIKILTLCGGQPISHQLDSLVHAPHIVVGTPGRIQEHLRKKSVNLDAMKVLVLDEADRMLDMGFADAIDDVISYTPTSRQTLLFSATYPQGIERISARIQREPVNIETGDVSALPDIEQQFYETSRGEKLALLQALLSNLQLASCVVFCNTKRDCQDVYEALSGQNISVLALHGDLEQRERDQVLVRFSNRSCRVLVATDVAARGLDIKELEMVVNYELSFDPEVHVHRIGRTARAGQKGLAVSFVAPSEMVRAHALEDYIGLKPTWLSADKMMASPMQPLEAEMVTLCIDGGRKAKIRPGDILGALTGDAGLTAADVGKIDMFPIHAYVAIRKASAKKAYKQLQEGKIKGKNCKVRIYK, from the coding sequence ATGAGTCTATCATCGCGTTCAACAGCAAACTTGCTCCCCCTTATTTTTTGTCTGATTAGAGTAACCGTTGTGACCCAATCTTTTGCTTCCCTGACGCTGCCAGCGGCGCAGCTAGAAAACCTCGCTGAACTTGGCTATGCCTCAATGACCCCCGTGCAGGCCGCTGCATTGCCTGCCATTTTAGAAGGGCGTGACGTTCGGGCGCAGGCCAAAACCGGCAGCGGTAAAACAGCCGCTTTTGGTATCGGTCTGCTACAGCAGATTGATGTTACTCAGTTTACGACTCAGGCGCTGGTGCTGTGCCCAACGCGCGAGCTGGCGGATCAGGTCAGCAAAGAGCTGCGCCGTTTGGCTCGTTTCACCCAGAACATCAAAATTTTGACACTGTGTGGCGGCCAGCCAATCAGCCATCAACTGGATTCTTTAGTTCATGCGCCGCACATCGTGGTGGGCACACCGGGCCGTATTCAGGAACATTTACGCAAGAAAAGCGTCAATTTGGATGCAATGAAAGTGCTGGTGTTGGACGAAGCTGACCGCATGTTGGACATGGGCTTCGCCGATGCCATCGACGATGTGATCAGCTACACCCCAACCTCACGCCAAACCCTGCTGTTCTCTGCAACCTATCCGCAGGGCATTGAGCGCATTAGCGCACGTATTCAACGTGAGCCTGTGAACATTGAAACCGGTGATGTTTCTGCGCTGCCAGATATTGAACAGCAGTTTTATGAAACCTCACGCGGTGAGAAATTAGCGTTGCTTCAAGCGCTGCTGAGCAATCTGCAACTGGCATCATGCGTGGTGTTCTGTAATACCAAACGCGATTGCCAAGACGTTTACGAGGCGCTGTCTGGGCAGAATATTAGCGTGCTGGCTCTGCACGGTGATTTGGAACAGCGTGAACGCGATCAGGTGCTGGTGCGCTTCTCCAATCGCAGCTGCCGCGTGCTGGTGGCAACCGACGTTGCCGCGCGTGGATTAGATATCAAAGAACTAGAGATGGTCGTGAACTACGAGCTTTCCTTCGATCCTGAAGTTCACGTCCACCGTATTGGCCGTACCGCTCGTGCAGGCCAGAAAGGCTTAGCCGTAAGCTTTGTCGCGCCTTCAGAAATGGTACGTGCTCATGCGCTAGAAGATTATATCGGCCTGAAACCGACTTGGTTGTCTGCGGATAAAATGATGGCATCACCGATGCAGCCACTGGAAGCTGAAATGGTGACGTTGTGCATCGACGGTGGCCGCAAGGCGAAGATCCGCCCCGGCGATATTCTGGGCGCGTTGACCGGTGACGCAGGCCTTACCGCCGCCGACGTGGGTAAAATCGATATGTTCCCGATTCATGCCTACGTCGCTATCCGCAAAGCATCAGCTAAGAAAGCCTACAAGCAGCTTCAGGAAGGCAAGATCAAAGGGAAGAACTGCAAGGTTCGTATTTACAAGTAA